In one Neobacillus sp. CF12 genomic region, the following are encoded:
- the celB gene encoding PTS cellobiose transporter subunit IIC codes for MKSNFFEEKFLPIASKIGNQRHLLALRDGIMFAMPLMIIGSFFIIVAWLEAEWYQNFMAKTFGDNWNAFGDIVYNGTMGIIALIAVFGVAFSLAGSYKVDGKNIDGVPAGVLALAGYLIVNIMSTFTVDEESVSAWSPDIFSAQYLFVGLIVAIITAEIYRFFLQKKIVITLPDTVPPTVSRSFTALIPGLVIIIFFLFIRFIFAQTSWETFATFIQVVVTQPFTILGSTYIGTLIASLMEHLLWSFGIHGSSIITSVMEPIWITNADANLAAVKEGAKTLPHIITYTFYENGIWMGGSGATLPVAIYMMFLAKSNLLKKVGRLAIGPSIFNVNEPIMFGVPVVLNPFLMIPFMLAPVAVLTVTYFGTSMGIFPQTTGTIIPWTTPYFISGYLMTGGKIMGVVMQLVAFAVASTIWFPFIKMWDKKNLEMEKANNIIDSKGNLNF; via the coding sequence ATGAAAAGTAATTTTTTTGAAGAGAAATTTTTACCAATTGCTTCGAAAATAGGTAATCAAAGACATTTGCTTGCCTTACGTGACGGTATTATGTTTGCAATGCCTCTTATGATAATTGGTTCGTTTTTCATTATCGTAGCTTGGTTAGAAGCAGAATGGTATCAAAACTTCATGGCAAAAACCTTTGGTGACAATTGGAATGCTTTTGGAGACATCGTTTATAACGGTACAATGGGTATCATCGCATTAATTGCTGTATTTGGTGTAGCATTTTCACTAGCAGGCAGTTATAAAGTCGATGGAAAGAATATTGATGGTGTTCCAGCTGGTGTTTTAGCATTAGCAGGATATTTAATTGTTAACATTATGAGCACTTTCACGGTTGATGAAGAAAGCGTATCCGCTTGGTCACCTGATATTTTTAGTGCACAGTATTTGTTTGTTGGATTAATTGTTGCCATTATTACCGCTGAAATTTATCGTTTCTTCTTACAGAAGAAGATAGTCATTACGTTACCAGATACTGTACCACCAACCGTTTCACGTTCCTTTACAGCACTTATTCCTGGTTTGGTTATTATTATTTTCTTCTTATTTATTAGATTTATATTTGCGCAAACTAGTTGGGAAACTTTTGCAACTTTTATACAGGTCGTTGTCACACAACCATTTACGATCTTAGGTTCAACCTACATTGGTACGCTTATCGCAAGTTTAATGGAACATCTCTTATGGAGTTTTGGAATCCATGGTTCATCCATCATCACTTCTGTTATGGAACCTATTTGGATTACAAATGCAGATGCAAACTTAGCAGCAGTAAAAGAGGGTGCAAAGACACTGCCGCATATCATTACGTATACATTCTATGAGAATGGTATCTGGATGGGTGGATCAGGTGCTACGTTACCAGTTGCTATCTATATGATGTTTTTAGCAAAATCAAATCTTCTAAAGAAGGTTGGACGTTTGGCGATTGGACCTTCCATTTTTAATGTCAACGAACCAATTATGTTTGGAGTTCCGGTTGTCTTAAACCCATTCTTAATGATTCCTTTCATGCTGGCACCAGTAGCAGTATTAACCGTTACTTATTTTGGTACGTCAATGGGAATTTTCCCACAAACGACTGGTACGATTATTCCATGGACAACACCATATTTCATCAGTGGTTATCTTATGACTGGCGGTAAAATTATGGGTGTAGTCATGCAATTGGTTGCTTTTGCAGTTGCCTCTACAATTTGGTTCCCATTCATTAAGATGTGGGATAAGAAAAACTTAGAAATGGAGAAAGCTAATAATATTATAGATTCCAAAGGAAATCTTAATTTTTAG
- a CDS encoding RDD family protein, with translation MDMKKKIFTQIRLKRIAAFALDAVIVSILLSIVYRITGFANFPGVLTKMIEIQKTMSEAASQEATVQVMALFNEAFLQSLLIWFCYDVLTTLLLRGSTIGKMIFRLKLTHINNKNGKLAYGLLVIVRSFFKFLSMFLFQGLPFLISVISIFANPNSLAAHDRLARLVVVNKNDVTSLE, from the coding sequence ATGGACATGAAAAAGAAAATATTTACTCAGATTCGATTAAAAAGAATAGCTGCTTTTGCCCTAGATGCGGTGATTGTCTCAATCCTACTTTCAATTGTTTATCGAATAACAGGTTTTGCAAACTTTCCTGGAGTCTTAACAAAGATGATTGAAATTCAAAAAACAATGAGTGAAGCAGCTAGTCAAGAGGCTACTGTACAGGTAATGGCTCTTTTTAATGAAGCTTTTCTCCAATCGCTTCTAATCTGGTTTTGTTATGATGTCTTAACAACCTTATTATTAAGAGGTTCTACAATTGGGAAGATGATTTTTCGATTGAAACTAACACATATCAATAACAAAAATGGTAAGCTTGCTTATGGATTATTAGTGATTGTTAGAAGTTTCTTTAAATTTTTATCGATGTTTCTTTTTCAGGGCCTTCCATTTTTGATATCCGTTATAAGCATATTTGCTAATCCAAACTCATTAGCTGCACACGATCGATTAGCTCGATTAGTCGTAGTCAATAAGAACGACGTTACTAGCTTAGAATAG
- a CDS encoding PTS sugar transporter subunit IIB: MNILLCCAAGMSTSLIVTKMEKAAASKGISAHIWAVSESVVRSEVEEADVLLLGPQVRFLLNEMKNICGEKNIPVEVIDMMNYGMCDGEAILEQAIKLIENK; this comes from the coding sequence ATGAATATTTTACTTTGTTGTGCTGCCGGCATGTCTACAAGTCTAATCGTTACAAAAATGGAAAAAGCTGCTGCGTCAAAAGGGATTTCAGCACATATTTGGGCAGTTTCTGAATCAGTTGTTCGCTCAGAAGTCGAAGAGGCTGATGTATTATTGTTAGGACCACAAGTACGTTTTCTTTTGAACGAAATGAAAAACATCTGTGGGGAGAAAAACATTCCAGTTGAAGTTATTGATATGATGAATTATGGCATGTGTGATGGTGAAGCTATTCTCGAGCAAGCAATAAAACTAATAGAAAATAAGTAG
- a CDS encoding PTS lactose/cellobiose transporter subunit IIA, giving the protein MVKHETEIFTLILHGGNGRSAAMEAIHAAKEQNMDLARKKLKEASDSLNEAHHIQTSLIQSEIGGTPTEISLLMIHAQDHLMNAMTVKDLAKEFVDLYERGLK; this is encoded by the coding sequence ATGGTAAAACATGAAACAGAAATTTTTACATTGATTTTACATGGTGGAAATGGTCGAAGTGCAGCAATGGAAGCCATTCATGCAGCAAAAGAACAGAATATGGATTTAGCACGCAAGAAATTAAAAGAAGCAAGTGATTCTTTAAATGAGGCACATCATATTCAAACATCGCTCATTCAATCAGAGATTGGTGGAACACCAACAGAAATTTCACTTTTAATGATTCATGCCCAAGATCACCTGATGAATGCGATGACCGTAAAAGACTTGGCAAAAGAGTTCGTTGACTTGTATGAAAGGGGCCTTAAGTAA
- a CDS encoding 6-phospho-beta-glucosidase, whose protein sequence is MSKKFKVVTIGGGSSYTPELVEGIIKRYEKIPVTELWLVDIEAGRKKLETVGALAKRMVKKAGVPIEIHLSYDRREALKDADFVTTQLRVGQLAARALDERIPLKHGVIGQETNGAGGLFKALRTIPVILDICKEVEELCPNAWVLNFTNPAGMVTEAALRYSNIKKFIGLCNIPIGMEMGIANLLNVDHSRVRIDFAGLNHMVFGLEVYLDGVSVKDKVLEMIMDPANASFVKNIDAEEWAPEFLKGINVIPCSYHHYYYKTSEMLARELKEFESSETRAEVVQRIEASLFEKYKDETLDVKPPELEKRGGAYYSDAACRLISSIYNDTRDIQPLNTMNKGAISGLPYNSAVEVSCVITKDGPVPLTMGEMPVPVRGLIQTIKSFEQMAIEAAVEGSREKAIVALTINPLVANDKMAIAIVDEMLEAHKAYLPRFFKK, encoded by the coding sequence ATGTCAAAGAAATTTAAAGTTGTGACAATTGGTGGGGGCTCTAGTTATACGCCGGAACTAGTTGAAGGCATTATTAAGCGTTATGAAAAAATACCAGTTACAGAACTTTGGCTTGTTGATATCGAAGCAGGTCGCAAAAAATTAGAAACAGTTGGTGCGCTAGCAAAGCGTATGGTCAAAAAAGCTGGGGTTCCAATTGAGATTCACCTTTCGTATGATCGTCGTGAGGCTTTGAAAGATGCTGATTTCGTTACGACACAACTTCGTGTTGGGCAATTGGCTGCACGTGCACTTGATGAAAGAATTCCATTAAAACATGGTGTTATCGGGCAAGAAACCAATGGTGCAGGTGGTTTGTTTAAAGCGCTCCGTACGATTCCAGTAATTTTAGATATTTGTAAGGAAGTTGAAGAGCTTTGTCCAAATGCGTGGGTACTTAACTTTACAAACCCTGCAGGTATGGTGACAGAGGCAGCATTAAGATATTCAAATATTAAGAAATTTATTGGCCTTTGTAATATTCCGATTGGAATGGAAATGGGTATTGCAAATCTATTAAATGTGGATCACTCTCGTGTTCGGATTGATTTTGCTGGTCTTAATCATATGGTTTTTGGATTAGAGGTTTATCTAGATGGAGTGAGTGTAAAAGATAAAGTTCTTGAAATGATCATGGACCCTGCAAATGCAAGTTTTGTAAAAAATATTGACGCAGAGGAGTGGGCACCTGAATTCCTCAAAGGTATCAATGTCATCCCATGCTCATACCATCACTACTACTATAAAACATCTGAGATGTTGGCAAGAGAATTGAAAGAATTTGAGTCTAGTGAAACACGTGCAGAAGTCGTACAACGGATTGAAGCATCTCTATTTGAAAAATATAAAGATGAAACGCTAGATGTAAAACCACCTGAGTTAGAAAAACGTGGCGGGGCATACTACTCCGATGCGGCGTGTCGTTTGATCTCATCGATTTACAATGATACGCGAGATATTCAACCATTGAATACAATGAACAAAGGGGCAATTTCAGGCCTGCCATATAACAGTGCTGTTGAAGTTAGCTGTGTCATTACAAAGGATGGTCCAGTACCATTAACGATGGGAGAAATGCCAGTTCCAGTTCGAGGATTGATACAAACGATTAAATCTTTTGAACAGATGGCAATTGAGGCTGCGGTAGAAGGAAGTCGTGAAAAAGCAATCGTTGCATTGACGATCAATCCGCTTGTTGCAAACGATAAAATGGCTATAGCGATTGTAGACGAAATGCTAGAGGCACACAAAGCATATTTACCAAGGTTTTTTAAAAAATAG
- a CDS encoding SDR family NAD(P)-dependent oxidoreductase translates to MSLNQFFDLTGKTAIVPGGGSGLGRQMAIALAKAGATVVVGSRRLEVCENVVKEIETLGGQAFALALDVTDPESVGQAVEKVISQFGKIEILVNASGVAYEIPATEMPVKEWQVMIDTNLTGTFLMCQAVGRHMIENKYGKIINVSSTVATRGTDPEVVDSVGYAASKGAVNTLTKDLAVKWARHGLTVNAIAPGIMTTGMNDPQVEGTLANRLGGEGTKTPSRRLGRDSDIAGAVIYFASASSDYCNGNILGIDGGLGAK, encoded by the coding sequence ATGTCATTGAACCAATTTTTTGATTTAACAGGGAAGACAGCAATCGTACCTGGGGGCGGGAGCGGGTTAGGCCGTCAAATGGCAATTGCACTTGCAAAAGCTGGTGCTACCGTTGTAGTAGGTTCACGTCGTTTAGAAGTTTGCGAGAACGTTGTAAAAGAAATTGAAACGTTAGGTGGACAAGCATTTGCCCTTGCATTGGATGTAACAGATCCTGAATCTGTTGGACAAGCTGTAGAGAAAGTAATTTCTCAATTTGGCAAGATCGAAATTTTAGTCAACGCTAGCGGAGTAGCTTATGAAATCCCAGCGACGGAGATGCCTGTTAAAGAATGGCAAGTTATGATTGATACAAATTTGACAGGTACATTCTTAATGTGTCAGGCTGTTGGAAGACATATGATTGAAAATAAATACGGAAAAATCATTAACGTTTCTTCAACTGTCGCAACTAGGGGTACAGACCCAGAAGTAGTAGACTCTGTAGGATATGCAGCAAGTAAAGGTGCAGTCAACACGTTAACGAAGGACCTTGCAGTCAAGTGGGCTCGTCATGGACTGACTGTGAATGCTATCGCACCTGGAATCATGACTACTGGAATGAATGATCCACAAGTAGAAGGTACACTTGCAAATAGATTGGGCGGGGAAGGTACTAAGACTCCTTCAAGGAGATTAGGCAGAGATAGTGATATAGCTGGAGCTGTCATTTATTTTGCTTCGGCATCCTCTGATTATTGTAATGGAAATATATTAGGTATTGATGGAGGACTTGGGGCTAAGTAA
- a CDS encoding S8 family serine peptidase, protein MGKNRFNKILTTTTMGLLLMSSVVPYNVLAESPSQSTIQGTLQSSSSQTGSLNLTQAQIEAMNKINTENDITISPKINVNSSEPVRVIVEFKQAPAEVSVIQEQISGNEISLSDATKKVKESHKKFKDYVQTLAKQIEGVSAVTPFNSTNLSTIKITNEYKHAFNGVAMTLPGTDVEKLLESGLVSRIYEDKVVKIDPIGPEGSNTNSLTAGNGQLKSNSATINQQSVSVQSTATNTLKENSIPLPGIEELHNEGVTGDGIKVGVLDTGIDYNHPDLNNVYKGYRKKDGEDLTTIDQTTVKGWDFVDNDADPMETTYQDWLNSGSPNYGEQTYYTYHGTHVAGTIAAQGENPVDNPALGVAPDVDLYGYRVLGPYGQGYSSSIIGGIDKAVQDGMDVINLSLGVALNDPLIAESVAINNATLAGVTCVISAGNAGPGEKTLGSPGTAALAITVGASDFPMVIPTVSATVGSETFDNMMLLGKDFKDNLETLTTKSYPIVFVGLGGENDYQDANGQPIDLTGKVALVERGTYAFTEKVANAKKAGAAAVIIYNNIDGQIDNYLAQNINFIPAFRLTKADGERLKAEAASQITFGSVGSVVTEGNHLASFSSRGPVTNNYDIKPDVVGPGVSVYSTYPEYIHSPEDGIDYSTAYARISGTSMASPHVAGIAALILQAHPDYTPFDVKAALMNTADKLSSDYSVYEVGAGLVDVKEAVHTNVYVKVMDQTQNKDQSGRLVTIDEETGSIAYGTIYRKEDAVNEDSRKIVIKNKGTQPKEFDISYVFSNPKNGVLDAVSNKVEMTTSAQSISVAAGASADLTAAIRVLGTAEKGRYEGYVNIVNRANPQESYRVPFAVRVVDKGIESIELDNPAISTVNWTPGHPFMAGPFRSIKFKLNSPVKTVRAFIYDNEGRPLGSTSFMPKDASTAPIDKDLFLNYTPSYYPFIGDPKEEKTDMNTMATLPEGQYTLKFRAVEADGKTYEKDQMIVVDNTLPKLTFKDKQPGKVYELKDSDFTQETMNGNAYNAFWIHANLTDEGTAQFGSQSDNTLWYYYNQKFFPDGDFPVEENGDVKFGIEKSDIENGPATMILFPMDKATNGHLLNEFYPYAFVKEGTPYVVPTYDKEKVYKNDTLTMTLSLNNVEKLMSGTYDVGFYKNFELVDVKVNKEFQDYAEEHGLAVSVDETVVKEHPIYETKNSVNVGAHISGDGFTGFNGDINFLDVTFKLVDDHFFILADTMDGEENTKPFSYTKFGESTPTTITSFNQIDSYKIIPKHSYVDSYLRLEAFAGQWGKDLTKIGAEVYAQDSNGVKYPGTIDLPQGYFSVKNLPLSKDPYDIVVEAPGHLKSIQKVNLGTKTTWGEEIGSYAAVLGFQPRAAAGDVNGDGVIDVLDVKQVADKFGQQDNVTFKIEDLNQDGIVNTTDMNFLIKNLYKSNPDATITPKEKVDGKYATDFFNKLGIATPIITLKNQSKSNHTAALSWLAAVDATDVKVEQSIDNGATWSAAKTEQQVTVDSHQAVVTGLTANTSYQFRIKVTGGLNAGISNVTNINVKRNIK, encoded by the coding sequence TTGGGGAAAAATAGGTTTAATAAAATTCTTACTACGACAACAATGGGGCTTTTATTGATGTCCTCTGTCGTACCTTATAATGTTTTGGCTGAAAGCCCAAGCCAAAGTACCATCCAAGGTACGCTTCAAAGTAGTTCATCTCAAACAGGGTCATTAAATTTAACCCAAGCGCAGATCGAGGCTATGAACAAAATTAATACTGAGAATGATATAACCATTTCTCCAAAAATTAACGTCAACAGCTCTGAGCCTGTACGCGTTATTGTGGAATTTAAACAAGCTCCAGCAGAAGTCTCAGTCATTCAGGAGCAAATATCCGGAAATGAGATTTCGTTATCAGACGCTACTAAAAAGGTAAAGGAAAGTCATAAAAAGTTTAAAGATTATGTTCAAACATTAGCTAAACAAATAGAAGGAGTTAGTGCTGTAACTCCGTTTAATTCTACTAATCTATCAACTATTAAAATTACGAATGAATACAAGCACGCGTTTAACGGGGTAGCGATGACACTCCCAGGAACCGATGTAGAAAAATTACTAGAGTCAGGCTTAGTAAGTCGAATTTATGAAGATAAAGTTGTAAAAATTGATCCAATTGGTCCAGAAGGTTCAAATACTAATAGTTTAACAGCTGGTAATGGACAATTGAAATCAAATTCAGCGACAATCAATCAACAAAGTGTGTCGGTGCAAAGCACTGCTACAAATACGTTGAAAGAGAATTCAATACCACTTCCTGGTATTGAAGAATTGCATAATGAAGGTGTAACGGGTGATGGAATTAAAGTCGGTGTCCTTGATACGGGTATTGATTATAATCATCCAGATTTAAATAATGTATACAAAGGATATCGTAAAAAAGATGGAGAAGATCTAACTACAATTGATCAAACAACGGTAAAGGGTTGGGATTTCGTTGATAACGATGCTGATCCAATGGAGACGACATATCAAGATTGGTTAAATTCAGGATCGCCTAATTATGGTGAACAGACGTATTATACTTATCATGGTACTCACGTAGCAGGCACGATTGCAGCGCAAGGAGAAAATCCGGTTGACAATCCAGCTTTAGGTGTAGCACCAGATGTTGATTTATATGGCTACCGTGTGTTAGGTCCATATGGACAGGGATATTCAAGCAGCATTATTGGTGGTATTGATAAAGCGGTACAGGATGGTATGGACGTTATTAACCTTTCATTAGGTGTGGCACTGAACGATCCGTTAATAGCAGAATCCGTTGCGATTAATAATGCTACACTTGCTGGAGTGACATGTGTCATTTCAGCAGGAAACGCAGGTCCAGGTGAGAAAACGCTTGGTTCGCCGGGAACGGCAGCATTAGCCATTACAGTTGGAGCAAGCGACTTCCCAATGGTGATTCCTACAGTATCAGCAACTGTTGGCAGTGAAACGTTCGACAATATGATGCTGTTAGGAAAAGATTTTAAGGATAACTTAGAAACGCTAACGACCAAATCGTATCCAATCGTCTTTGTGGGCTTAGGTGGAGAGAACGATTATCAAGATGCGAATGGTCAACCGATCGATCTTACCGGAAAAGTGGCATTAGTTGAGCGTGGAACGTACGCATTTACGGAGAAAGTTGCAAACGCTAAAAAAGCGGGAGCGGCAGCTGTTATTATATATAACAATATCGATGGTCAAATCGATAATTATTTAGCACAAAATATAAACTTTATTCCAGCGTTCCGTTTGACAAAAGCGGATGGAGAACGATTAAAAGCAGAAGCAGCTTCTCAAATTACATTTGGTAGTGTAGGTTCAGTTGTGACCGAAGGGAATCATCTTGCTAGCTTCAGCTCTAGAGGACCTGTTACGAACAACTATGACATTAAACCAGATGTAGTAGGACCAGGTGTATCTGTGTATTCCACTTATCCGGAGTACATTCATAGTCCAGAAGACGGAATCGATTATTCGACAGCCTATGCTCGTATTTCTGGTACGTCAATGGCATCGCCTCATGTAGCGGGTATTGCAGCTCTTATTTTACAAGCACACCCAGACTACACACCTTTTGATGTGAAAGCGGCGTTAATGAATACAGCAGATAAGTTATCTAGCGATTATTCCGTATACGAAGTAGGAGCAGGATTAGTTGATGTAAAAGAAGCCGTTCACACTAATGTATATGTTAAAGTTATGGACCAGACGCAAAATAAGGATCAAAGCGGCAGACTTGTCACAATTGACGAAGAAACAGGTTCAATTGCTTATGGCACAATCTATAGAAAAGAAGATGCTGTAAATGAAGACAGTCGAAAAATCGTTATTAAAAATAAAGGAACACAACCAAAAGAATTCGATATCAGTTACGTATTTTCGAATCCGAAAAATGGTGTTCTTGATGCAGTATCCAATAAGGTGGAAATGACAACATCTGCACAGTCAATTTCGGTTGCGGCTGGGGCATCTGCTGATTTGACAGCGGCGATTCGTGTACTAGGGACTGCAGAAAAGGGTAGATACGAAGGCTATGTGAATATTGTCAATCGTGCAAATCCACAAGAAAGCTATCGTGTACCGTTTGCTGTTCGCGTCGTGGATAAGGGGATAGAGTCTATTGAATTAGATAATCCAGCCATCAGCACGGTGAATTGGACTCCTGGACATCCATTTATGGCAGGCCCTTTTAGATCTATTAAATTTAAATTAAATAGCCCTGTTAAGACAGTTCGTGCGTTTATTTATGATAATGAAGGCCGTCCGCTAGGAAGCACTAGCTTCATGCCGAAAGATGCTTCAACAGCACCTATCGACAAAGATTTATTTTTAAACTACACACCTTCTTACTATCCGTTTATTGGAGATCCAAAAGAAGAGAAGACGGATATGAATACAATGGCAACATTACCAGAAGGTCAATATACATTGAAGTTTAGAGCAGTAGAGGCAGATGGGAAAACCTACGAGAAAGACCAAATGATTGTAGTTGACAATACATTACCTAAATTGACATTCAAAGACAAACAACCAGGTAAAGTATATGAACTAAAGGATTCAGACTTTACACAAGAGACGATGAATGGCAATGCCTACAATGCTTTTTGGATTCATGCGAATCTGACTGACGAAGGAACGGCTCAATTTGGGTCACAATCTGATAATACTCTTTGGTATTATTACAATCAGAAGTTTTTCCCGGATGGAGATTTCCCAGTAGAAGAGAACGGGGACGTGAAATTTGGAATTGAAAAATCGGATATAGAAAATGGTCCTGCAACCATGATTTTATTCCCTATGGATAAGGCAACAAACGGCCATTTATTAAATGAATTTTATCCTTATGCTTTTGTGAAGGAAGGTACGCCTTATGTAGTGCCAACTTATGACAAAGAAAAAGTGTATAAAAACGATACATTAACGATGACGTTAAGCTTGAACAATGTTGAAAAGCTGATGTCTGGAACGTACGACGTTGGATTCTATAAGAACTTTGAATTAGTAGATGTAAAAGTGAATAAGGAGTTCCAAGACTACGCAGAAGAACACGGTTTAGCGGTATCAGTTGACGAAACAGTCGTAAAAGAACATCCAATATATGAAACGAAAAATTCCGTCAATGTAGGGGCTCATATTAGTGGAGATGGATTTACAGGTTTTAATGGCGACATCAATTTCCTTGATGTAACGTTCAAGCTAGTAGACGATCATTTCTTCATTCTTGCGGATACAATGGACGGTGAAGAAAATACGAAACCATTTAGTTACACGAAGTTTGGCGAATCTACGCCAACGACAATCACTTCGTTTAACCAAATTGACAGCTACAAAATTATCCCTAAGCATTCCTATGTAGATTCATATTTGCGCCTTGAAGCATTCGCTGGTCAATGGGGTAAAGATTTAACAAAAATTGGAGCGGAAGTATACGCGCAAGATTCAAATGGAGTGAAATACCCAGGTACCATTGATCTTCCGCAAGGTTATTTCAGTGTGAAGAATCTTCCGTTATCAAAGGATCCATATGATATTGTGGTCGAAGCTCCTGGACATCTAAAGAGCATCCAAAAAGTGAATCTAGGAACTAAAACGACTTGGGGCGAGGAAATTGGATCGTATGCTGCTGTTTTAGGTTTTCAGCCTAGAGCTGCTGCAGGTGATGTGAATGGTGATGGTGTTATTGATGTCCTTGACGTGAAGCAAGTAGCAGATAAATTTGGTCAGCAGGATAATGTGACGTTTAAAATAGAAGATTTAAACCAAGACGGCATTGTCAATACGACTGATATGAATTTCCTAATAAAAAATTTATACAAATCAAACCCTGATGCGACCATTACACCAAAAGAAAAAGTTGACGGTAAATACGCTACAGATTTCTTCAATAAGTTAGGAATTGCAACTCCGATTATCACATTGAAAAATCAGTCAAAGTCTAATCATACCGCTGCGCTTAGCTGGCTAGCTGCTGTCGATGCAACTGATGTGAAAGTTGAGCAATCAATCGATAATGGAGCTACATGGAGTGCTGCAAAAACAGAACAGCAGGTTACCGTTGACTCACACCAAGCGGTTGTGACTGGATTAACAGCTAATACTTCCTACCAGTTTAGAATAAAAGTAACAGGTGGTTTGAACGCAGGTATTTCAAACGTAACTAATATAAATGTAAAACGTAATATTAAGTAA
- a CDS encoding M15 family metallopeptidase: protein MDKLLIRDCIIIFAVLLTSFTDIFLETKSKPESTPSVHAKQNEGSIHVDTNPESISVLVNHLHKLPENYSPSELIYADIPFIFQEKTEKRKMRAEAAGAIKELFTDAKAQGISLLGVSAYRSHATQTALFQSYVSKDGYEVAKTYSALPGTSEHETGLAIDVTGGDGKCPAEECFDGTKEAIWLEENAADYGFIIRYPKGKKAITGYQFEPWHLRYVGKSIALKIMNKGITLEEYFHAEPVNK from the coding sequence TTGGATAAATTATTAATCAGGGACTGCATCATTATATTTGCAGTGTTATTAACTAGTTTTACAGACATTTTTCTGGAAACAAAAAGCAAACCTGAATCAACACCATCCGTACATGCAAAACAGAATGAGGGTAGTATCCATGTTGACACCAACCCAGAGAGCATTTCTGTTCTCGTAAATCACCTACATAAGCTTCCAGAAAATTATTCTCCATCAGAGCTTATTTATGCAGATATTCCATTTATTTTCCAAGAGAAAACCGAAAAGCGAAAAATGCGTGCTGAGGCCGCAGGAGCGATTAAAGAACTATTTACTGATGCAAAAGCACAAGGTATTTCATTATTAGGTGTTTCGGCTTATCGATCACATGCAACTCAAACGGCATTATTTCAATCTTATGTAAGTAAAGATGGGTATGAGGTAGCAAAAACGTACAGTGCTTTGCCTGGCACGAGTGAACATGAAACCGGTCTTGCAATCGATGTTACTGGAGGAGATGGCAAGTGCCCTGCAGAAGAATGCTTCGATGGAACAAAAGAGGCCATTTGGCTAGAGGAGAATGCAGCGGATTACGGCTTTATTATTCGATATCCGAAAGGAAAAAAAGCCATTACTGGGTATCAATTTGAGCCTTGGCACCTTCGTTATGTTGGTAAATCGATCGCACTTAAAATTATGAACAAAGGAATTACACTGGAAGAATATTTTCATGCAGAACCAGTTAATAAGTAA